The proteins below are encoded in one region of Balaenoptera acutorostrata chromosome 11, mBalAcu1.1, whole genome shotgun sequence:
- the GLI1 gene encoding zinc finger protein GLI1 isoform X2, with protein sequence MFNSMTPPPVSSYGEPCCLRPLPSQGTPSMGTEGLPGLPFCHQATLMSGPHSYGPARETSSCTEDASLDLQTVIRTSPSSLVAFINSRCASPGGSYGHLSIGTMSPSLGFSPQMNHQKGTSPSFGVQPCGPHDPTQGGMMPHPQSRGPLSTCQLKSELDALLSKCPEEPLEGDMCSPNSTGTQDPLLGMLDGREDLEREEKPEHDSVYETDCRWDGCSQEFDSQEQLVHHINSEHIHGERKEFVCHWGGCSRELRPFKAQYMLVVHMRRHTGEKPHKCTFEGCRKSYSRLENLKTHLRSHTGEKPYMCEHEGCSKAFSNASDRAKHQNRTHSNEKPYVCKLPGCTKRYTDPSSLRKHVKTVHGPDAHVTKRHRGDGPLPRAPALSTVEPKRERDGGPIREESRLTVPEGAMKPQPSPGAQSSCSSDHSPAGSAANTDSGVEMTGNAGGSTEDLSSLDEGPCIAGTGLSTLRRLENLRLDQLHQFRPIGPRGLKLPSLTHTGTPGSRRLGPPVSLDRRSSSSSSVSSAYTVSRRSSLASPFPPGSPPENGACSLPGLTPAQHYLLRARYASARGGGTPPTAAPSLDRMGGLPAPPWRSRAEYPGYNPNVGVTRRASDPARSADRPAPARVQRFKSLGCVHTPPTVAGGGRNFDPQLPTSVYSPQPPSITENVTMDTRGLREEPEVGTSVMGSGLNPYMDFPPADTLGYGGPEGAAAEPYGTRGPGSLPLGPGPPTNYGPNPCPQQVSYPEPTPETWGEFPSHSGLYPGPKPPAGAYGQCPRLEHYGQVQVKPEQGCPVGSDSTGLAPCLNAHPSEGPPRSQPLFSHYPQPPPPQYPQSGNYTQPPPDYLPSEPRPSLDFESPTHSTGQLKAQLVCNYVQSQQELLWEGGGRGDPPVQDPLYQSPKFMGGSQVSLSPAKAQVATYGPGFAPNLPNHNSGSYPTPSPCHENFAVGANKASHRAAAPPRLLPPLPTCYGPLKAGGTNPSCGHPEVGRLGGGPALYPPPEGQVCNPLDSLDLDNTQLDFVAILDEPQGLSPPPSHDQRDRSEHTPPPSGTPNMAVGNMSVLLGSLPGETQFLNSSA encoded by the exons ATGTTCAACTCGATGACCCCACCGCCAGTCAGTAGCTATGGCGAGCCCTGCTGTCTCCGGCCCCTCCCCAGTCAGGGGACCCCCAGCATGGGGACAGAAG GACTGCCTGGCCTGCCCTTCTGCCACCAGGCCACCCTCATGTCCGGCCCCCACAGTTACGGGCCAGCCAGAGAGACCAGCAGCTGCACGGAGG ACGCCAGCCTGGACCTGCAGACAGTTATCCGCACCTCACCCAGCTCCCTCGTGGCCTTCATCAACTCACGCTGTGCATCTCCGGGGGGCTCCTATGGTCACCTCTCCATCGGCACCATGAG cccatCTCTGGGATTCTCACCCCAGATGAATCACCAAAAAGGGACCTCGCCTTCCTTCGGGGTCCAGCCCTGTGGTCCCCATGACCCCACCCAGGGTGGGATGATGCCACATCCTCAGTCCCGGGGACCCCTCTCAACTTGCCAG CTGAAGTCTGAGCTGGATGCGCTGCTTAGCAAGTGCCCGGAGGAGCCCTTGGAAGGTGATATGTGCAGCCCCAACTCCACGGGCACACAG GATCCCCTGCTGGGGATGCTGGATGGGCGGGAAGacctggagagagaggagaagcctGAGCACGATTCTGTGTATGAGACTGACTGCCGCTGGGACGGCTGCAGTCAGGAGTTCGACTCCCAGGAGCAGCTGGTGCAT CACATCAACAGCGAGCACATCCACGGAGAGCGGAAGGAGTTTGTGTGCCATTGGGGGGGCTGCTCCAGGGAGCTGAGGCCCTTCAAAGCCCAGTACATGCTGGTGGTGCACATGCGCAGACACACAGGCGAGAAGCCACATAAGTGCACG TTTGAGGGGTGCCGGAAGTCATACTCACGCCTGGAAAATCTGAAGACACACCTGCGGTCACACACGGGTGAGAAGCCATACATGTGTGAACACGAGGGCTGCAGTAAAGCCTTCAGCAATGCCAGTGACCGAGCCAAGCACCAGAATCGGACCCACTCCAATGAG AAGCCCTATGTGTGTAAGCTCCCTGGCTGCACCAAACGTTACACAGATCCCAGCTCGCTCCGGAAACATGTCAAGACAGTGCATGGTCCTGACGCCCACGTGACCAAGCGGCACCGAGGAGATGGCCCCCTGCCCCGGGCACCGGCTCTTTCCACAGTGGAGCCCAAGAGGGAGCGGGACGGAGGCCCCATCAGGGAGGAGAGCAGACTGACTGTGCCAGAGGGTGCCATG AAGCCACAGCCAAGCCCTGGGGCCCAGTCGTCCTGCAGCAGTGACCACTCCCCAGCAGGCAGCGCAGCCAATACAGACAGTGGTGTGGAAATGACTGGAAATGCAGGGGGCAGCACCGAGGACCTGTCCAGCTTGGACGAGGGGCCTTGCATTGCTGGCACTGGTCTGTCTACTCTTCGCCGCCTTGAGAACCTTAGGCTGGACCAGCTACACCAATTCCGACCGATAGGGCCCCGGGGCCTCAAACTGCCCAGCTTGACCCACACCG GCACTCCTGGGTCTCGCCGTCTGGGCCCCCCAGTATCTCTTGACCGCCGCAGCAGCAGCTCCAGCAGCGTCAGCTCAGCCTATACTGTCAGCCGCCGCTCCTCCCTggcttcccctttcccccctggttcACCACCAGAGAACGGGGCATGCTCTCTGCCTGGCCTCACGCCGGCTCAGCACTACCTGCTCCGGGCAAGATATGCTTCAGCCAGGGGAGGTGGTACCCCACCCACTGCAGCACCCAGCCTGGATCGGATGGGGGGTCTTCCTGCACCTCCCTGGAGAAGCCGAGCCGAGTATCCAGGATACAACCCCAATGTAGGGGTCACTCGGAGGGCCAGTGACCCAGCCCGGTCTGCTGACCGCCCTGCCCCAGCCAGAGTCCAGCGGTTCAAGAGCTTGGGTTGTGTCCACACACCCCCCACAGTGGCAGGAGGAGGACGGAACTTTGATCCCCAACTCCCAACCTCTGTCTACTCACCACAGCCCCCCAGCATCACTGAGAATGTCACCATGGATACCAGAGGGCTACGGGAGGAGCCAGAGGTTGGGACCTCCGTGATGGGCAGTGGTCTGAACCCCTATATGGACTTCCCGCCTGCTGATACTCTGGGATATGGGGGACCTGAGGGGGCAGCAGCTGAGCCTTATGGAACTAGAGGTCCAGGCTCCCTGCCTCTTGGGCCTGGTCCACCTACCAACTACGGCCCCAACCCCTGTCCCCAGCAGGTCTCCTATCCTGAACCCACCCCAGAAACATGGGGTGAGTTCCCTTCCCACTCTGGGCTGTACCCAGGCCCCAAGCCTCCAGCTGGAGCCTACGGCCAGTGTCCTCGTCTTGAACATTATGGACAAGTGCAGGTGAAGCCGGAACAGGGGTGTCCAGTGGGTTCTGACTCCACAGGACTGGCACCCTGCCTCAATGCCCACCCCAGTGAGGGGCCTCCACGCTCACAGCCTCTATTCTCCCACTacccccagcctccccctccccagtatCCCCAGTCAGGCAACTATACCCAGCCACCTCCTGATTATCTTCCTTCAGAACCCAGGCCCAGCCTGGATTTTGAGTCCCCTACTCATTCTACAGGACAGCTCAAGGCACAGCTTGTGTGTAATTATGTCCAGTCTCAACAGGAGCTgctgtgggagggagggggcaggggagatcCCCCAGTCCAAGACCCTCTCTACCAGAGTCCCAAGTTTATGGGGGGTTCCCAGGTTAGCCTGAGCCCTGCCAAGGCACAAGTGGCCACATATGGACCTGGCTTTGCACCTAACTTGCCCAATCACAACTCAGGCTCCTATCCTACCCCTTCACCATGCCATGAAAATTTTGCAGTAGGGGCAAACAAGGCTTCCCATAGGGCAGCAGCACCACCCCGACTTCTGCCTCCACTACCCACTTGCTATGGGCCCCTCAAGGCAGGGGGCACCAACCCTAGCTGTGGCCATCCTGAGGTGGGCAGGCTGGGAGGGGGCCCAGCCTTGTACCCTCCTCCTGAAGGGCAGGTGTGTAACCCTCTGGACTCTCTTGATCTCGACAACACTCAGCTGGACTTTGTGGCTATTCTGGATGAGCCCCAGGGGCTGAGTCCTCCCCCCTCCCATGATCAGAGGGACAGATCTGAACATACCCcacctccttctgggacccccaacATGGCTGTGGGCAACATGAGTGTCTTATTGGGATCCCTGCCTGGGGAGACACAGTTCCTCAACTCTAGTGCTTAA
- the GLI1 gene encoding zinc finger protein GLI1 isoform X1: MFNSMTPPPVSSYGEPCCLRPLPSQGTPSMGTEGLPGLPFCHQATLMSGPHSYGPARETSSCTEAPLFPPPRSAVKLTKKRALSISPLSDASLDLQTVIRTSPSSLVAFINSRCASPGGSYGHLSIGTMSPSLGFSPQMNHQKGTSPSFGVQPCGPHDPTQGGMMPHPQSRGPLSTCQLKSELDALLSKCPEEPLEGDMCSPNSTGTQDPLLGMLDGREDLEREEKPEHDSVYETDCRWDGCSQEFDSQEQLVHHINSEHIHGERKEFVCHWGGCSRELRPFKAQYMLVVHMRRHTGEKPHKCTFEGCRKSYSRLENLKTHLRSHTGEKPYMCEHEGCSKAFSNASDRAKHQNRTHSNEKPYVCKLPGCTKRYTDPSSLRKHVKTVHGPDAHVTKRHRGDGPLPRAPALSTVEPKRERDGGPIREESRLTVPEGAMKPQPSPGAQSSCSSDHSPAGSAANTDSGVEMTGNAGGSTEDLSSLDEGPCIAGTGLSTLRRLENLRLDQLHQFRPIGPRGLKLPSLTHTGTPGSRRLGPPVSLDRRSSSSSSVSSAYTVSRRSSLASPFPPGSPPENGACSLPGLTPAQHYLLRARYASARGGGTPPTAAPSLDRMGGLPAPPWRSRAEYPGYNPNVGVTRRASDPARSADRPAPARVQRFKSLGCVHTPPTVAGGGRNFDPQLPTSVYSPQPPSITENVTMDTRGLREEPEVGTSVMGSGLNPYMDFPPADTLGYGGPEGAAAEPYGTRGPGSLPLGPGPPTNYGPNPCPQQVSYPEPTPETWGEFPSHSGLYPGPKPPAGAYGQCPRLEHYGQVQVKPEQGCPVGSDSTGLAPCLNAHPSEGPPRSQPLFSHYPQPPPPQYPQSGNYTQPPPDYLPSEPRPSLDFESPTHSTGQLKAQLVCNYVQSQQELLWEGGGRGDPPVQDPLYQSPKFMGGSQVSLSPAKAQVATYGPGFAPNLPNHNSGSYPTPSPCHENFAVGANKASHRAAAPPRLLPPLPTCYGPLKAGGTNPSCGHPEVGRLGGGPALYPPPEGQVCNPLDSLDLDNTQLDFVAILDEPQGLSPPPSHDQRDRSEHTPPPSGTPNMAVGNMSVLLGSLPGETQFLNSSA; this comes from the exons ATGTTCAACTCGATGACCCCACCGCCAGTCAGTAGCTATGGCGAGCCCTGCTGTCTCCGGCCCCTCCCCAGTCAGGGGACCCCCAGCATGGGGACAGAAG GACTGCCTGGCCTGCCCTTCTGCCACCAGGCCACCCTCATGTCCGGCCCCCACAGTTACGGGCCAGCCAGAGAGACCAGCAGCTGCACGGAGG ccccactgtTTCCTCCTCCCCGGAGTGCAGTCAAATTGACCAAGAAGCGGGCTCTCTCCATCTCACCTCTGTCAGACGCCAGCCTGGACCTGCAGACAGTTATCCGCACCTCACCCAGCTCCCTCGTGGCCTTCATCAACTCACGCTGTGCATCTCCGGGGGGCTCCTATGGTCACCTCTCCATCGGCACCATGAG cccatCTCTGGGATTCTCACCCCAGATGAATCACCAAAAAGGGACCTCGCCTTCCTTCGGGGTCCAGCCCTGTGGTCCCCATGACCCCACCCAGGGTGGGATGATGCCACATCCTCAGTCCCGGGGACCCCTCTCAACTTGCCAG CTGAAGTCTGAGCTGGATGCGCTGCTTAGCAAGTGCCCGGAGGAGCCCTTGGAAGGTGATATGTGCAGCCCCAACTCCACGGGCACACAG GATCCCCTGCTGGGGATGCTGGATGGGCGGGAAGacctggagagagaggagaagcctGAGCACGATTCTGTGTATGAGACTGACTGCCGCTGGGACGGCTGCAGTCAGGAGTTCGACTCCCAGGAGCAGCTGGTGCAT CACATCAACAGCGAGCACATCCACGGAGAGCGGAAGGAGTTTGTGTGCCATTGGGGGGGCTGCTCCAGGGAGCTGAGGCCCTTCAAAGCCCAGTACATGCTGGTGGTGCACATGCGCAGACACACAGGCGAGAAGCCACATAAGTGCACG TTTGAGGGGTGCCGGAAGTCATACTCACGCCTGGAAAATCTGAAGACACACCTGCGGTCACACACGGGTGAGAAGCCATACATGTGTGAACACGAGGGCTGCAGTAAAGCCTTCAGCAATGCCAGTGACCGAGCCAAGCACCAGAATCGGACCCACTCCAATGAG AAGCCCTATGTGTGTAAGCTCCCTGGCTGCACCAAACGTTACACAGATCCCAGCTCGCTCCGGAAACATGTCAAGACAGTGCATGGTCCTGACGCCCACGTGACCAAGCGGCACCGAGGAGATGGCCCCCTGCCCCGGGCACCGGCTCTTTCCACAGTGGAGCCCAAGAGGGAGCGGGACGGAGGCCCCATCAGGGAGGAGAGCAGACTGACTGTGCCAGAGGGTGCCATG AAGCCACAGCCAAGCCCTGGGGCCCAGTCGTCCTGCAGCAGTGACCACTCCCCAGCAGGCAGCGCAGCCAATACAGACAGTGGTGTGGAAATGACTGGAAATGCAGGGGGCAGCACCGAGGACCTGTCCAGCTTGGACGAGGGGCCTTGCATTGCTGGCACTGGTCTGTCTACTCTTCGCCGCCTTGAGAACCTTAGGCTGGACCAGCTACACCAATTCCGACCGATAGGGCCCCGGGGCCTCAAACTGCCCAGCTTGACCCACACCG GCACTCCTGGGTCTCGCCGTCTGGGCCCCCCAGTATCTCTTGACCGCCGCAGCAGCAGCTCCAGCAGCGTCAGCTCAGCCTATACTGTCAGCCGCCGCTCCTCCCTggcttcccctttcccccctggttcACCACCAGAGAACGGGGCATGCTCTCTGCCTGGCCTCACGCCGGCTCAGCACTACCTGCTCCGGGCAAGATATGCTTCAGCCAGGGGAGGTGGTACCCCACCCACTGCAGCACCCAGCCTGGATCGGATGGGGGGTCTTCCTGCACCTCCCTGGAGAAGCCGAGCCGAGTATCCAGGATACAACCCCAATGTAGGGGTCACTCGGAGGGCCAGTGACCCAGCCCGGTCTGCTGACCGCCCTGCCCCAGCCAGAGTCCAGCGGTTCAAGAGCTTGGGTTGTGTCCACACACCCCCCACAGTGGCAGGAGGAGGACGGAACTTTGATCCCCAACTCCCAACCTCTGTCTACTCACCACAGCCCCCCAGCATCACTGAGAATGTCACCATGGATACCAGAGGGCTACGGGAGGAGCCAGAGGTTGGGACCTCCGTGATGGGCAGTGGTCTGAACCCCTATATGGACTTCCCGCCTGCTGATACTCTGGGATATGGGGGACCTGAGGGGGCAGCAGCTGAGCCTTATGGAACTAGAGGTCCAGGCTCCCTGCCTCTTGGGCCTGGTCCACCTACCAACTACGGCCCCAACCCCTGTCCCCAGCAGGTCTCCTATCCTGAACCCACCCCAGAAACATGGGGTGAGTTCCCTTCCCACTCTGGGCTGTACCCAGGCCCCAAGCCTCCAGCTGGAGCCTACGGCCAGTGTCCTCGTCTTGAACATTATGGACAAGTGCAGGTGAAGCCGGAACAGGGGTGTCCAGTGGGTTCTGACTCCACAGGACTGGCACCCTGCCTCAATGCCCACCCCAGTGAGGGGCCTCCACGCTCACAGCCTCTATTCTCCCACTacccccagcctccccctccccagtatCCCCAGTCAGGCAACTATACCCAGCCACCTCCTGATTATCTTCCTTCAGAACCCAGGCCCAGCCTGGATTTTGAGTCCCCTACTCATTCTACAGGACAGCTCAAGGCACAGCTTGTGTGTAATTATGTCCAGTCTCAACAGGAGCTgctgtgggagggagggggcaggggagatcCCCCAGTCCAAGACCCTCTCTACCAGAGTCCCAAGTTTATGGGGGGTTCCCAGGTTAGCCTGAGCCCTGCCAAGGCACAAGTGGCCACATATGGACCTGGCTTTGCACCTAACTTGCCCAATCACAACTCAGGCTCCTATCCTACCCCTTCACCATGCCATGAAAATTTTGCAGTAGGGGCAAACAAGGCTTCCCATAGGGCAGCAGCACCACCCCGACTTCTGCCTCCACTACCCACTTGCTATGGGCCCCTCAAGGCAGGGGGCACCAACCCTAGCTGTGGCCATCCTGAGGTGGGCAGGCTGGGAGGGGGCCCAGCCTTGTACCCTCCTCCTGAAGGGCAGGTGTGTAACCCTCTGGACTCTCTTGATCTCGACAACACTCAGCTGGACTTTGTGGCTATTCTGGATGAGCCCCAGGGGCTGAGTCCTCCCCCCTCCCATGATCAGAGGGACAGATCTGAACATACCCcacctccttctgggacccccaacATGGCTGTGGGCAACATGAGTGTCTTATTGGGATCCCTGCCTGGGGAGACACAGTTCCTCAACTCTAGTGCTTAA